The following coding sequences are from one Pocillopora verrucosa isolate sample1 chromosome 5, ASM3666991v2, whole genome shotgun sequence window:
- the LOC131787600 gene encoding uncharacterized protein → MNKIKKTFHLLSLISVLYLLNISVGKQCKTAEASISGKALMGYTFKSLAVRAPFECQVLCENTFHCQSYNFFLPRKICELNNRTKEARPRNFVTDEDRFYVRSWPNRVSLGTIPELSAESCMEIVSSEEEKVVRGLYWLNFRELGIIKVIVYCDFTHARHGWNLIARFSNTDTRHWMLDSGHWWYDRMEAFGETTDPSGNTDMISPLFWLLNGSDFKITRSDDSEHTALLQTTDNCLGGQTFRSKVTNYGDFRNGTAWPAERCLGTCKVQYDGQYQITDGFVRASCNGSLQAADKVGFWCEIGWSGSVIMIGGAGGACGTTHHGIGITTAKEASFSAENGRAENDFGNSPWGSSERSYSLNLWIR, encoded by the exons AtgaacaagataaagaaaacgTTTCACTTACTCTCCCTGATATCGGTGTTATACTTATTAAATATTTCAGTTGGCAAACAGTGCAAAACAGCGGAAGCATCTATTTCGGGGAAAGCTCTCATGGGTTACACGTTTAAGTCTTTGGCTGTGCGGGCACCGTTTGAATGTCAAGTACTTTGTGAGAACACTTTTCATTGTCAGAGTTACAACTTTTTCTTACCGAGAAAAATTTGTGAATTGAACAACAGAACTAAGGAAGCAAGACCACGAAACTTTGTCACGGATGAAGATCGATTTTACGTGAGGAGCTGGCCTAATAGAG TTTCCCTAGGCACCATTCCTGAGTTGTCAGCTGAGTCCTGTATGGAGATCGTCTCCAGCGAAGAAGAAAAGGTTGTCAGAGGTTTGTACTGGCTTAATTTCAGAGAGCTGGGAATAATAAAGGTAATT GTATATTGCGACTTTACACATGCTAGACATGGGTGGAACCTCATAGCTCGATTCTCAAACACTGATACAAGGCACTGGATGCTTGATTCTGGTCATTGGTGGTATGATAGAATGGAGGCTTTCGGAGAAACTACTGATCCATCTGGCAACACTGACATGATATCACCGTTATTTTGGCTGCTTAACGGAAGCGATTTCAAGATCACACGCAGCGATGACTCAGAGCATACTGCTCTACTGCAAACCACAGATAACTGTCTAGGAGGACAGACATTCCGCTCTAAAGTCACAAACTACGGTGATTTCAGAAATGGCACAGCTTGGCCCGCGGAAAGGTGCTTAGGAACATGCAAAGTGCAATATGATGGACAGTACCAAATTACTGACGGCTTCGTGCGGGCTTCATGTAACGGCAGCCTGCAAGCTGCTGATAAGGTTGGCTTTTGGTGTGAGATTGGTTGGAGCGGCTCCGTGATTATGATTGGAGGAGCCGGAGGTGCATGTGGTACAACGCATCACGGGATAGGCATTACAACGGCAAAAGAGGCTTCATTCAGTGCAGAAAATGGACGGGctgaaaatgattttggaaataGTCCGTGGGGCTCATCTGAACGGAGTTACTCATTAAACTTGTGGATAagatga